Within the Isachenkonia alkalipeptolytica genome, the region TCCTTTAAGGTCCGGGCATAGGAGGGATCCAGGCCGCTGGTGGGCTCGTCCAGGAAAAGAAGCTTCGGATCGTGTAAAATCGACCGGACAAAGGCCAGCCTCATTTTCATCCCCTTGGAGTACTCAGCGACTTTTTTATCCTTATGCTCCGAAAGCCCCACCCGCTCCAGGTAAAGCAACGGATCCAAGGTCTCTTGATCATACAGGGACGCAAAGTATTTTAAGTTGTCCAGACCGCTGAACTTTCCGTAGAGATTGGGAAACTCGAAGTCCACGCCGATCTGCTGATAAAAGTCCTTGCTTCGATGTTTTACTTCCTGACCCAGCACCGTCACCGATCCGTTGTAGTTTCGAAGAATGCCGCAAAGAATCTTTTGCAACGTACTTTTTCCCGCCCCGGAGGGACCTAAAAATCCGAAGATCTCCCCGGGGGATACGGCAAAGGACAGATCCGTGATAAAGCTTTGTTGCTGTTTGTATGAAAAGGCCAGTTCTTTTACATCAATCATCGGATTCTTCCTCCGGACTTTCCCTTAGGGACTAATAAATCCCTTTCTTTTGGATTCATTGCATTTCCTCCTTTATTACCGTTTTAGGGGGTTTTGTCGACTTTCCGGTCTGGTACCACTGCCAGATCTCAAGGGCATCCTCCAGTTCCAGGTCCTTCAGTGTGAACTCCGCCCGCATCATTGCCGATAGAATCGTGGCGTTTACCGATGTCAGCCGACGAAGCTTTTGTAGAAAATTGGTCTGCATCTTCAACGACTGAATCTGCTTTCGCTTTAACAACACCGTGGTCCGGGCAAACAACCTGTACCGTAGGGTCAGCTGTTTGTCATCGATCCGATAGCCTCCGTCTTTATAGCGAAAGTATCCGAACAGGGCGGAGAGGGGAAAGATGATCATCCCGATCCAGATGAGATTTCCGGGAATGAAGTAAAAGGCCACCGGGAAAGGAAGTAGCGGTAAAAATGAGCGAATCAGGTAGCGCCGCAGCGCCCGGGGAGGCAGCGGCTTAACCTGTTGATGATAGACCCTTTCCGGTACAGTCAGCGCTAAAAACGCCGGCAGTTCCCCCCGGTGAATCAGGGGATGAATCATGGTTTTAAAGCCGTCCTGCTGGGAGGCGCCGCCGGCAACCTCCACCTGGACCGAGGCGTAGCCGAAGGGCTGTCGAAGGAGACCTTCGGTGATCCGAATCCCCTGAATCCGGTGGGTTTTAATCGATAGCTCCTTTTGTTCCAGCAGTCCCCGGCGAATCAGAATCTCCCCTTGGCCTTTTTCAATCCGAAACTCGCCGTAGGCGATGATAAACCGAAGCAGGGAGATCAGCCAGGCCAGGAGAAATGCGAAAAAGACCAGGGATAAAATCACGGTGACCCCGGTCCGTTGGAAAACGGCAAAAAAGCGGTTGATCCAATCCTCCGGCACAAAGGCCATTGTCTGTCCGAAGATCACGGCGATAAAGGATAGGATCACCCCCACGCCGCCGGAGGTTATCCCCGCCAGGGCCAGCCGGCGGTAACCCACGGTATAGGCCTGCGTCTTTTCCGGGTTTCGGGTTTCCGTCGTCTTTTCCGGGTTTTGGGTTTCCGGCGCTTCGGGAGCAGTTTCGGGCCGTTGGAAAGTACCTTCGCCCCCCTCAGCGGTGTTATTTTGTTGTTTTAACCCATCCCGCAGCCGGCCCGCTTTGCTTCGGTGGATCGCTTCAATGTCGATTTCCGGCTCTTTAAATCCCCCGGCGGTTTCGATCTGCAAAGTCACAAGATCCAGCAGCCGATAAAAGACATTGGCTTTATAGTTCACCGTCTGTACCCGTTCTTTTTGAATATAACGCTCCTTTTTAACAAAAATACCGGAGCGGATATGAAGCACGCCCTCTTGATAATCATAGGTAAAGAAAAACCATCGTAAAAATCCGCCAATCAGGCTGAGGGCGAGAAAACCCAGGACAAAATAGAGACTGTAGCGGTTTTCAAACAAACCGTCCCCCCGGCGAAACTGAAAGCTCACGGCGAAAATCATCGGCAGCAGAAATCCTCTCAGTTGTTTGAAAAAGGCGGTGAAGATCATAATGGGGTGGGCCCGTTCTGCCTTAAACATCCTCATCACTCACCCTTGCCAAAGAGGAGATCAGGTCCCGAAGTTCCAAGGCCCGGGTCATTTTCAGAGCCGGGATCTTGTGGGTGGTCCCCGCCGTGGATATGGACAGGGTAGCCAGTTTAAAATGCCGGAGAATCGGTCCCTGCTCCGTATCCACGTGCTGGATTCTTGCCATAGGGACCAGGCTTCTTCTTATGACAATAATGCCGTACTGAATATCCACTTCATGCTCCCGGATCTCATAGCACCAGTAGCGCATCCGTATCGCCGGGATGATGCCGACGGCGAAAACACCGACCACCACCGTCAGCCCTCCGAGGCTATAGCCGATCCACCGGGGAAAGGGGCCGAAAAAGTTGGACAATATATAAAAAGCCAGGGTTAACAACAGGAAGAAAACAAGGTATACCACACCGGTTACCCGCCAAGCCCTGGCCGCCCGTTGATCAATTTTTTCCTTGGGTTTTTGATAATCCATCCTATCACATCCTTATTATGTATTGTTATAGTTTCTTTGTGCTATCTCTCCTGCTGACAGAGTTTTTTGCAGTTGAAAACAGCGATTCTCCGTGCTAATATTTATAAATACCATGGAAACCAACCTTTATTCCATGCCCAGTCCCCGGCACATTATCATTATACAACGGAGGCGATCTTTAGAACACCTTATTTTTATATTTATCCATTAGGAGGCGACACAATGATTACATGGGACGAACATTATGAACTGGGTATTCAAAGCATTGATAATCAACACAAGGAGCTGGTCCGCATCGCCGGAGAACTCTCCACCCTGCTTACAGAAGCCGCTGAAGGGGATGACATCTACGATGAGATGGTCCGTCTGATTGAAGAGCTTCAAGACTATACGGCGGTGCATTTTGAGTTTGAGGAAACCCTGTTTGAAAAGCACGGCTACCCCCATGCCGCAGAGCATGCTTTAGAGCACAGCCGTCTGATTGAAGAGATCAACGAATTGGATCTACTGGCGGCGGATGAAGATCAGGTGGCCTACGGCAAGAAAATCCTCAATATGCTGATCACCTGGGTATTCAAGCACATTTCCGGATCGGATTTTAAGTACCGGGACTACCTGATAGAAAAGGGAGTCAAATAAAGGCTGTCAACGAACCTAAATGAACCAAAGGGTGAACCAAAGGGGACGGAGGTATTTGGTACAAAATATAGCCCAAATACCTCCCTATATAATCTTAAATATGCTTCGATTTCCTCACGATATCTTAGATTTTCATATATATCAAACAGGCAACTTTATGGAAAACAAGAACAGTTGGAATACCAGGGATCAAATATGGGTTTTTTTGCACCGCAAACAAGCGTCCTTACCTACTTATTTGGCGGTATTAACCCACGTTCACTTATGGAAGCAAACCTCCCATGTCTAACCGGATCGTTTTCTTCTTTTGAAACGTCCTAAATTCCCTCGTTCTGCCTCTCCATAAAGTGGGTGTCTTTCTGCTCCGTTACCGAGTCATTGCTCTTATGGTATTTGATTCGACTACCTGCCTGTTTTGATCACTCTTTGGATACTTTCCATTGCTAGGTTCTCTAAGACGCAGCCTAGCAATATACATATGGATTTCAATCGCTATTTCTTGTTCATTATATTATTTGATCATTGTTGATGCTATTCGTCTTACAGGTACCCTAGGTACCTGTTTTTTTATCTATTTATGGTATTATTTATTTCATACTACTGTTTTATACTAAAACCCTTCCTTCATGCAGCCGCTAAGAATGTTGGCCTTTGAATGTCTTTAAGCATTTTCTCTGGGTCAAAAGAGACCCCTTTAGTCAGCATCGCATAAAATATTCGAATGAGTTTACAACTAAGAGCCACTATGGATTGTTTTTTCTTCATCGGGTTCGGTTTTTCATTGATATTATAATGATGCAGCGCTTTGAAAGCGTCATTGTTGGATACCAGGGAAAGTACTGCCTGAAACAGGGTTGTTCGAAGGCGTTTCCTTCCGCGACGATTAATTTCAGTCTTCCCTTTATGAGCTCCGGAACTGGTCTCTTTGAGATTTAGGCCTGAGTACGCTTGAATTTGCTTAGGGGATTGAAAGCGCGAAATATCTCCTACTTCCGCAAGAAATCCAGCGGAACTAATCGGTCCGATCCCTTTAATCTCCTCAAGTTTCTCTGCAGAGGGGATGCGTGCGCAGATGCTTTCCAGGAATTGCTCCGCCTTATCAATTTGCTTTGTTTTCAGCCGGTACTCTTCGATTAGCATCTCTATTTCCATGGCCGCTGCAACCGGTTCTGTTTTACGGCCAATACTCCCTTTCGCTGCTTCGATCAGACGTTGTGATCGTTTAATACCAACCGCTCGAATGTTCACGCTTCGGAAAATTTCATTAATGGATTCCGCGTCCATTTTCATGATGTGAGAAGGCAAGGCCAGCCGGCTTAATACTTCAACACTGGCCTCCCCAAAGGGGTCTTTAAACACCTCTTTGTACTCAGGGAAATAGATCTTCAGCCATCGCTGAACTTTATTCTTTAACCGAGAAATATCACCTTTTACACGCAGATAATTATTGTGGGCGACCCGTAGCTCTGCATGTTCTTTTTCAGGAAGATAGGGGTTGTTGTATCGTCCGTCAATCACTAATTTCGCGATAACTTTGGGGTCTTTTTGGTCGCTTTTCGACGGATTATTATCATCTAACGCTTTACTTTGCTTTACATGGGTAGAATTCACTAATACCAAGGAGCTTTGATTCGCTTTTAAATGATCTGCCAGGGCATACCAGTAGTGGCCCGTAGGTTCAGCACCAATCAAGAATTCAGATAAGTGATGTTTTTTCTGTAAGTTTAAAATCCATTGATCCAATACTTTGAAGCCGGCTGCAGTATTATCAAAACGTAGATATTTGGTGAATTCAATCCCTCGCCAGTTGAATGCTCGGGCATAATGCGTCTTACTTCCAATATCAATTCCTACAACCAAAGTGCTTTCCGTAACTTGATTAATTTTTTCATTTTGTGTACAATACATAATGAATGACCTCCAATAGTTTTAGATTTGTCCTTCTCGGGAACACTTATCTAATTCTATCGCGAGGTCATTCTTTTTTCAAATCCTATTTAAGACGATTACGGGAATGCTCCGTCCTCTTTTGTCTATAGCCCGAATACCTCCGTCCCCTTTGGGCTGTTTGAGCTCTTTGGGCTGCTTTGGGCTACGCTATGGCTCCAGCCACCGGATCAGGTCCGAGATCACCGCCTGGTCCACATGGTCCGGTTCCATATATTCCTCGGGAATACTGGGTCCTTCTCCGAAGAGGAAAAGATGGTTCAGTTCCGGGTAACTGATAAACTCGGTGTCATCCCGATCCCCCAGGGCCTCCCGCCAGATCTCAACGTCTTCCATGGTCACCTGATAGTCCCGTTCCCCCTGAAGAAAAATCATGGGGATGTCCAGGGTTTTGGCGGTCTCCACCGGGGAGTACTGCTGAAGGTCCAGCCAGTAGCCCGGAGAAACCCCCATGATTTCATCGGGATCCGTGTCCGGGGAAAGGTCCGGATCCATTATCCGCCGAACCTGCTCCCGGGCCTCTTCCAGCTGGGCTTCCACCACGGCGGAGTGCCCCTCCTGTTCCGCAAGATATTCCATCTGCATTAGGATCAACTCTCCCAGAGGACGGGCCGGGGCCGCAAGGTAAATCAGTCCCTCCAGGTCCCGGGTTTCCGAGGCGATTCGGGGAAGCAGCATGCCCCCCAGGCTGTGCCCCGCCAAATACAGCCGCTGGTTGCTGATTTCCCCGCGGGTTTTCAAATATTCTAGGGCCTGCAGAGCATCCTCCATGGTTTCCTCCCGTACGGTCACCGCTTCCTCGGCGTCTTGCAGTTCCTCCCCATAGGTATAGGTCCTTTTATCATAGCGAAGCACCGCGATCCCCGAGGAAGCCAGCCCTTGGGCGATGTCCTTGAAAGGCTTGTTGGGTCCCACGGTCTCGTCCCGGTCGTTAGGGCCGGAACCGTGGATCAGGACAACGCCGGGAAAAGGCCCTTCCCCTTGGGGAATTGCCAGGGTTCCGTCCAGGATCCAGGGCGCTTCGCCGAAGCTTACCGTCTCCTCCCGAAAGGCTTCTTGGTCAATATAGTCCGGTTCTTCCCGGACTTCTTCCCCGTCGTCGAAAGCATCCTCCGCCGGCAGGAAAAACAACCCTTCAATCCAGCCCTCCTCACCAAAAACCACCCGAATATCGATCAGGGCCTGTTGAAACTCCGTGGTGACATAGACCACATCGTATCCCTGCAGGATCTCTTCCCGTTGGGATTGAATCTCCACAAAACCGCCCACCTGGCCTTCCAGCTGACTCCAGGTTTGCTCCAACCGTTCCTTGGGCATCTCCCGGGCCATGGCCTCTCCAAACTTCTCCGTGGCCCCTTCAAACTTCCCGTCCTTCAGTTCCTCCACAAACCTTAAGGCGGTCACCAAGGGCTCTCCTTCCGGAGCCTTCTTCTCCTCCTTTTCGCCGCAGCCTCCCAGGCTTAGGAGCACCAATGCCGCCCCCAGCAGGAATAAGGGACTCTTTATTTTTCCTATTGTTATTTTCAAAGCCCTCGCCTCCTTTTGTTCACTTATTACCCCTTATCCTCCCCGTTCTAACCAAAGAAAAAACTGACAGCGGGACGGAGTTTCTGTCATCCGTTGTCTAGGGTTCATTATAAAACCCGGGTTCGCAACCCTCTGTCCAATCCTCGCTGACGGGGTCTTCTTCGAAAGCAACGGCCTCACTGTTATCAGAGACCTAAGCCGGTTGCTCCCGTGAGATGAGCCGACGGTATAAAAGCCGGAGGTATAAAAAAACACTTCGAAAAGAAATCTTCGAAGTGCTCTTATCCCTATGCTATCCCCTGCATCCCCTGACCTTCTGGGAGCATCCCCTAACCTTCTAGGAGCATCCCCTGACCTTCTGGGAGCATCCTTTTAAAGGAATGGTCACGGCGACGGTGGTACCCAGGTGCAGCTGACTGCTCACTTTGATCTCTCCTCCCATCAGGTCCACCAAATCCTTGACGATGGGCATTCCCAGCCCGGTACCCCGCTCATTATGGATTTGCTGATTATCCCCTTGGTAAAAGGGGGTGAACAGTTGTGTTAAACCCTCGGGAGCAATGCCGATGCCCGTATCCCGCACCTGAAATCTCAGCCGTTCCTTTCCGTCCTCATCCTGATCGCTCCCTGCCCATAATTCCACCCGGCCTTTCTCTGTAAATTTAATGCCGTTACTGACCAGGTTCTCCAACACCTGATGAATCCGGGTACTGTCCAGGCACACCTCCTCCGGTAGCCCCTCCTGCAGGATCACTTCAAGCTCAATCCCCTTGACTTCGGCCTTTCTTTTTTTCGTATTTTCCAAACGCCGGAGTAAATCCGAAAGCACGAAGGATTCCTCTTCCAAGTGCATTTGTCCCATGGTAATCTTTTCGTAGTCGAATAAGTCGTTGATGATGTTTTGCAGGTTTTTTGAAGAATAGAGGATCGTATCCAAATACTCCTGCTGTTCCCCGGAGATTTCCGTATCCTTTAACAGCTCCAAAAATCCGATGATACCGTTCAGGGGGTTTTTCATCTCATGGGAGATTTTCGCCATAAACCGGCTCTTATCCCGGTTGGCCTCCTCGGCTATTTTTTTTGCCTTAATCAGTTCCTTCCGTTCCCGTTTCTGCTTTGTAATATCCCGGATAACCCCGATGGAATACCAACCCTTTTCCATTTTGATCGCCGATAGGGACAGCTCCATAGGAAAGACTTCCCCGTTTTTTCGCTTCGCCTCAAACTCCGCCGTACGTCCGATTACCTTTCCTGTTCCGTCTTTTACAAAGGTTTCATGGTGTTTGCTAAACTGGGCATGATAGTTTTTCGGAGCCAGCAGTTGGTGAAGGTCCCTGCCCAGAGCTTCCTCCTTAGAGTAGCCGAACTCTTTTTCCGCCGCCTTGTTCCACTGGTAGATCTTTCCCTGGGGATCCATAATCACCAGGGGTTCCAACATGGAGGCTAAAATCCCCTGGAGCTGACGATTGGTTTCTTCAATCTCCCGGCGGGCCACCACCCGTTTGGTGATGTCCTCCATCAGTAAAGCAACATACCCGGTATCGGGAAAATAACTTTTCAGCTGTAAGTGGCGATCCAGGCTCTCGGAGTAGTACCGCTGATTCACGGTTTTTTCCTCCAGCACAATGTCCCGGAAAAAAGCCATCCAATCCTGATGGTTTTTGCCGATGGCCTCGGAAGCTTTTTTCCCCACAAAATTCTCTTCCTGTATCCCGGTAATCTTTTCGAAATAAGGATTGACGCTTATAATCTCAAAATCCACCGCCGCCCCCTCTTCATTATAAATCAAGCGCTGCAGCGACAGGCCCGCGTTCATCTCCTTGACCAGCAACCGATAATTCCGCTCCCTTTCCACGAACCGACGAAGGGTTCGGTCCTTTAACAGGGCCAGGGCCTGTTCTTCCGTCAGGGAGGTGAAGGGATCCTTATTCACTTCCGACTCCGCCGCCTGTTTTTCCTGGTCCATGTATTTTTCCAGAATGCCTATGATTTTTTCCAACTCCGCCATGGTACCCCTTCCTTCTCTTATGATAGTTAAGATTATACCACAAATAACAAATATTGAGAGGAAAGTTTTCCAATAAATCCCCTTGTATACGGCCAAAGAAACAGAAAAATGCCCTAAAAGATAGGGAACTTCGAATTTCTCCACAGGACTTAGAAGAATCTATAAAAGATACTATCACATCACCGGTTAGGAAAAACAGCAGTCAACAGGCTTAAGGCCTTCCATTTCATATTATCCACATTGTACACAAAAAACTTTCAGTTATCCCCAGGACGTCCACAAATTATCCCCAGGTTATACACATTTTATCCACAAATTGTGCACAAGTATGTATTTTCAAGGTTTATCCCAGGGGATTTTTCTCTCCGGAGAAAAACGGAGGGATTAAGCAGAAAAAAAGGAATACAAACCGAAGGAATACAAACCGCGAAAAACCGCAAAATAACGAAGTTTAAAAACGAAAAAACTGAAGTATAAAATGCTAAAAAACTGAAGTATAAAACGCGAAAAAACTGAAGTATAAAACGCGAAAAACTGCCGCCTCTTAGAGACTGCAGTTTTCCTTCGCTTCTTTTTTACTCTTAATTACTGCGGGGATGCCCACCACCGTGGCCCCTTCCGGAACGTCCTTTAACACCACGGCATTGGCCCCGACCTTGGCATTACTTCCGATGGTAATGGGTCCGAGGATCTTGGCTCCCGCACCGATGGATACGTTATCCCCAACGGTGGGGTGTCTTTTTCCCGTATCTTTCCCCGTACCCCCGAGGGTGACGCCGTGGAACAGGGTCACATTTTTGCCTACCTCGGCGGTCTCTCCGATCACCACTCCCATACCATGGTCGATGAAAAAACCTTCCCCGATTTTTGCTCCGGGATGGATTTCAATTCCCGTGAAGAAGCGGCCGATTTGGGAAACCAGGCGAGCGATAACAAACCGGTTTTTCCGGTACAGGAAATGACCGACTTTATGGAACCACAGGGCGTGCACCCCGGGATAAGTGAGAATAATTTCCAGATTATTTTTCACCGCCGGGTCTCGTTCTTTAACTACATCAAAATAGGAAATAGAAATCACATCCTTTCACTTTCGTTAATTTTAATCATTGCTGTTTTCCTCTCATTTGTTAAATTGATAGTCAGCCCTTCGGCCTTCTTTTCTCTAG harbors:
- a CDS encoding ABC transporter ATP-binding protein; translation: MIDVKELAFSYKQQQSFITDLSFAVSPGEIFGFLGPSGAGKSTLQKILCGILRNYNGSVTVLGQEVKHRSKDFYQQIGVDFEFPNLYGKFSGLDNLKYFASLYDQETLDPLLYLERVGLSEHKDKKVAEYSKGMKMRLAFVRSILHDPKLLFLDEPTSGLDPSYARTLKEMILEQKKLGKTIILTTHNMHDAEELCDRVAFIVDGGIKAVGTPLELKSVKTEVEVRYGYRLQNQIKQGKAMLTELNRDERFLKHLEEGSLTSIHTKEATLEDVFMDVTGRRLI
- a CDS encoding PH domain-containing protein, with protein sequence MFKAERAHPIMIFTAFFKQLRGFLLPMIFAVSFQFRRGDGLFENRYSLYFVLGFLALSLIGGFLRWFFFTYDYQEGVLHIRSGIFVKKERYIQKERVQTVNYKANVFYRLLDLVTLQIETAGGFKEPEIDIEAIHRSKAGRLRDGLKQQNNTAEGGEGTFQRPETAPEAPETQNPEKTTETRNPEKTQAYTVGYRRLALAGITSGGVGVILSFIAVIFGQTMAFVPEDWINRFFAVFQRTGVTVILSLVFFAFLLAWLISLLRFIIAYGEFRIEKGQGEILIRRGLLEQKELSIKTHRIQGIRITEGLLRQPFGYASVQVEVAGGASQQDGFKTMIHPLIHRGELPAFLALTVPERVYHQQVKPLPPRALRRYLIRSFLPLLPFPVAFYFIPGNLIWIGMIIFPLSALFGYFRYKDGGYRIDDKQLTLRYRLFARTTVLLKRKQIQSLKMQTNFLQKLRRLTSVNATILSAMMRAEFTLKDLELEDALEIWQWYQTGKSTKPPKTVIKEEMQ
- a CDS encoding PH domain-containing protein; this encodes MDYQKPKEKIDQRAARAWRVTGVVYLVFFLLLTLAFYILSNFFGPFPRWIGYSLGGLTVVVGVFAVGIIPAIRMRYWCYEIREHEVDIQYGIIVIRRSLVPMARIQHVDTEQGPILRHFKLATLSISTAGTTHKIPALKMTRALELRDLISSLARVSDEDV
- a CDS encoding bacteriohemerythrin translates to MITWDEHYELGIQSIDNQHKELVRIAGELSTLLTEAAEGDDIYDEMVRLIEELQDYTAVHFEFEETLFEKHGYPHAAEHALEHSRLIEEINELDLLAADEDQVAYGKKILNMLITWVFKHISGSDFKYRDYLIEKGVK
- a CDS encoding IS110 family transposase, translated to MYCTQNEKINQVTESTLVVGIDIGSKTHYARAFNWRGIEFTKYLRFDNTAAGFKVLDQWILNLQKKHHLSEFLIGAEPTGHYWYALADHLKANQSSLVLVNSTHVKQSKALDDNNPSKSDQKDPKVIAKLVIDGRYNNPYLPEKEHAELRVAHNNYLRVKGDISRLKNKVQRWLKIYFPEYKEVFKDPFGEASVEVLSRLALPSHIMKMDAESINEIFRSVNIRAVGIKRSQRLIEAAKGSIGRKTEPVAAAMEIEMLIEEYRLKTKQIDKAEQFLESICARIPSAEKLEEIKGIGPISSAGFLAEVGDISRFQSPKQIQAYSGLNLKETSSGAHKGKTEINRRGRKRLRTTLFQAVLSLVSNNDAFKALHHYNINEKPNPMKKKQSIVALSCKLIRIFYAMLTKGVSFDPEKMLKDIQRPTFLAAA
- a CDS encoding alpha/beta hydrolase; its protein translation is MKITIGKIKSPLFLLGAALVLLSLGGCGEKEEKKAPEGEPLVTALRFVEELKDGKFEGATEKFGEAMAREMPKERLEQTWSQLEGQVGGFVEIQSQREEILQGYDVVYVTTEFQQALIDIRVVFGEEGWIEGLFFLPAEDAFDDGEEVREEPDYIDQEAFREETVSFGEAPWILDGTLAIPQGEGPFPGVVLIHGSGPNDRDETVGPNKPFKDIAQGLASSGIAVLRYDKRTYTYGEELQDAEEAVTVREETMEDALQALEYLKTRGEISNQRLYLAGHSLGGMLLPRIASETRDLEGLIYLAAPARPLGELILMQMEYLAEQEGHSAVVEAQLEEAREQVRRIMDPDLSPDTDPDEIMGVSPGYWLDLQQYSPVETAKTLDIPMIFLQGERDYQVTMEDVEIWREALGDRDDTEFISYPELNHLFLFGEGPSIPEEYMEPDHVDQAVISDLIRWLEP
- a CDS encoding PAS domain-containing sensor histidine kinase, with amino-acid sequence MAELEKIIGILEKYMDQEKQAAESEVNKDPFTSLTEEQALALLKDRTLRRFVERERNYRLLVKEMNAGLSLQRLIYNEEGAAVDFEIISVNPYFEKITGIQEENFVGKKASEAIGKNHQDWMAFFRDIVLEEKTVNQRYYSESLDRHLQLKSYFPDTGYVALLMEDITKRVVARREIEETNRQLQGILASMLEPLVIMDPQGKIYQWNKAAEKEFGYSKEEALGRDLHQLLAPKNYHAQFSKHHETFVKDGTGKVIGRTAEFEAKRKNGEVFPMELSLSAIKMEKGWYSIGVIRDITKQKRERKELIKAKKIAEEANRDKSRFMAKISHEMKNPLNGIIGFLELLKDTEISGEQQEYLDTILYSSKNLQNIINDLFDYEKITMGQMHLEEESFVLSDLLRRLENTKKRKAEVKGIELEVILQEGLPEEVCLDSTRIHQVLENLVSNGIKFTEKGRVELWAGSDQDEDGKERLRFQVRDTGIGIAPEGLTQLFTPFYQGDNQQIHNERGTGLGMPIVKDLVDLMGGEIKVSSQLHLGTTVAVTIPLKGCSQKVRGCS
- the epsC gene encoding serine O-acetyltransferase EpsC produces the protein MISISYFDVVKERDPAVKNNLEIILTYPGVHALWFHKVGHFLYRKNRFVIARLVSQIGRFFTGIEIHPGAKIGEGFFIDHGMGVVIGETAEVGKNVTLFHGVTLGGTGKDTGKRHPTVGDNVSIGAGAKILGPITIGSNAKVGANAVVLKDVPEGATVVGIPAVIKSKKEAKENCSL